In a single window of the Anaerotruncus rubiinfantis genome:
- a CDS encoding PTS sugar transporter subunit IIA: MKNLVNVRDIKLKVPVRDWQDAVIKTGSILEQNGYVKHEYVDAMIQTVKTLGPYIVVAPGLAMPHAKSTNGVLKSGISIMTLANPVEFGNESNDPVHMLIGLAGTNDSLHLDILQAIATIFEDESMLQKMAACDNEEEIAEIFNNVEVEE, encoded by the coding sequence ATGAAGAACTTAGTGAATGTTAGAGATATCAAACTGAAAGTTCCGGTACGGGACTGGCAGGATGCGGTGATAAAAACCGGTTCCATCTTAGAGCAGAATGGTTACGTCAAACATGAATATGTGGACGCAATGATCCAGACGGTAAAGACGCTGGGCCCGTATATCGTGGTTGCCCCAGGGCTGGCAATGCCTCACGCGAAAAGCACCAACGGGGTGCTCAAAAGCGGTATCAGTATTATGACTTTGGCCAATCCGGTGGAGTTTGGAAACGAGTCAAACGACCCGGTTCATATGCTCATCGGATTGGCCGGGACCAACGACAGTCTCCATCTGGATATCCTGCAGGCGATTGCAACCATTTTCGAGGATGAAAGTATGCTGCAAAAGATGGCCGCCTGCGACAATGAAGAAGAGATCGCAGAAATATTTAATAATGTGGAGGTTGAAGAATAA
- the ptsP gene encoding phosphoenolpyruvate--protein phosphotransferase, translating to MKGICASPGLAAAKPFLVKEQELRIRRSRVPKDAIEAEKEKFYSAVERLRQKMNDFLSDPERELSEDERKIMGVHVSLLDDPSLIDETVSIIENERFNCAYALSQNVDAIALELGEVDDEYIRERIMDIKDVSTSLLKRILDVEPADLTRLEEDVILIARDLEPSQLISADKRFLRGIVCEQGGVTSHTAILARNLGVPAVFGVRDAMKSCRNVSMLVVNGTMGTVDCNPEPEELDKVRRRIESLRELRQDLGRYATVEGRSLDGRRMEVCANIGSAKDAAQAVKNGAEGAGLFRTEFMFMQEDVPPSEEIQFETYKAAAEALGTRPLIIRTLDAGGDKEIEYLHLNKENNPFLGYRAIRICLKNKDLFKTQLRAILRASAYGNIRIMYPMISSIEELHAANRVLKRAKAELRREGVPFDREIKVGIMVEIPTTAVCADIFAREVDFFSIGTNDLIQYTLAVDRTNQTVSALYDEYNPGVLRLIYHTIQSGAREGKPVGMCGEMGGNLLLTPLLLGMGIDEVSVSPVAVPKVKKMLSAIDSSTAQRMLHRAMCCDTGSEMKAFLTEELTKMKLDHLLLL from the coding sequence ATGAAAGGTATCTGTGCATCTCCGGGCCTTGCGGCGGCGAAACCGTTCCTGGTGAAAGAGCAGGAGCTGCGCATCCGCCGCAGCCGGGTTCCAAAGGACGCGATCGAAGCAGAAAAGGAAAAATTTTATAGTGCCGTCGAGCGCCTGCGGCAGAAGATGAACGATTTCCTGTCAGACCCGGAGCGGGAGCTCTCGGAGGATGAGCGCAAAATCATGGGCGTGCATGTTTCGCTGCTCGACGATCCCAGTCTCATCGATGAGACGGTCTCGATTATCGAAAACGAACGGTTTAACTGCGCCTACGCGCTCAGTCAGAACGTCGACGCGATCGCGTTGGAACTGGGCGAGGTGGACGACGAATATATCCGGGAACGGATCATGGACATCAAGGATGTGAGTACAAGCCTTTTGAAACGCATCCTCGATGTCGAACCGGCCGACCTGACCCGTCTGGAGGAGGATGTGATCCTGATTGCGCGGGATCTGGAACCCTCCCAGCTCATCTCGGCGGACAAACGTTTCCTGCGCGGGATTGTTTGCGAACAGGGGGGCGTGACTTCCCACACGGCAATCCTGGCGCGCAATCTCGGCGTCCCGGCGGTGTTCGGGGTCAGGGATGCGATGAAGTCCTGCCGGAACGTATCGATGCTTGTCGTCAACGGCACGATGGGCACGGTGGACTGCAACCCGGAACCGGAAGAGCTTGACAAGGTGAGAAGGCGCATTGAAAGCCTGCGGGAATTGCGTCAGGATCTGGGGCGGTACGCCACCGTGGAGGGACGCTCGCTTGATGGGAGACGGATGGAGGTCTGCGCGAACATCGGAAGCGCGAAGGACGCGGCTCAGGCGGTGAAAAACGGCGCCGAAGGCGCGGGGCTTTTCCGCACTGAATTCATGTTCATGCAGGAGGATGTCCCGCCTTCAGAGGAAATACAGTTCGAAACTTATAAGGCCGCGGCCGAAGCGCTCGGTACCAGGCCGCTCATTATCCGCACGCTCGATGCCGGCGGCGACAAGGAAATCGAATACCTCCATTTAAATAAGGAAAACAATCCGTTTCTGGGATACCGGGCGATCCGAATCTGCTTAAAGAACAAGGATCTTTTCAAGACCCAGCTGCGCGCGATTCTGCGGGCCTCGGCCTACGGAAACATACGCATCATGTACCCGATGATCTCCTCGATCGAAGAGCTGCATGCCGCCAACCGGGTGCTGAAAAGGGCCAAGGCGGAATTGCGGCGCGAAGGGGTGCCGTTTGATAGGGAGATCAAGGTCGGCATCATGGTTGAAATCCCGACGACCGCTGTCTGCGCGGATATCTTTGCGCGCGAGGTGGATTTCTTCTCGATCGGGACGAATGACCTGATCCAGTATACCCTCGCGGTGGACCGTACCAACCAGACGGTTTCCGCGCTTTATGACGAATACAATCCCGGCGTGCTGCGGCTGATCTACCATACGATTCAGAGCGGGGCGCGGGAAGGGAAACCGGTCGGTATGTGCGGCGAAATGGGCGGCAATCTGCTGCTGACGCCGCTGCTGCTCGGAATGGGGATCGACGAAGTGAGCGTGAGCCCGGTGGCGGTGCCAAAGGTGAAAAAAATGCTTTCCGCCATCGACAGCAGCACCGCGCAGCGGATGCTGCACCGGGCGATGTGCTGCGATACAGGAAGCGAAATGAAAGCGTTCCTCACCGAAGAGCTCACCAAGATGAAATTGGACCATCTGCTTTTGCTGTAA
- the deoC gene encoding deoxyribose-phosphate aldolase, with the protein MNVTRNDVERIIDASLGATPAPTLDQVSEFVKKTLDYNFATTLTEPFFIKYNADILHAAGKQLVSVISYPLYGMTHEAKLAQAKQALADGADELDVSMDISAFKSGRFDYVKEDLKPFVDLMEGRIMKMIYGATLLTEDEQKHAAEIAIELGIPFLKTNTGYGYVTTIEQVKLIKDNFGDDIKVMVSGGVRTKEDAIAMIEAGAARIATSSPFKIVDSFNA; encoded by the coding sequence ATGAATGTGACCAGAAACGATGTGGAAAGAATCATTGACGCTTCCCTGGGTGCAACTCCGGCCCCAACACTTGACCAGGTGTCGGAATTTGTAAAGAAGACCCTCGATTATAACTTTGCAACCACCCTGACAGAACCATTCTTTATCAAGTACAATGCGGATATCCTGCATGCGGCGGGCAAACAGCTCGTCAGCGTCATCTCCTACCCGCTTTACGGCATGACCCACGAGGCAAAGCTCGCGCAGGCCAAGCAGGCGCTTGCGGATGGTGCGGATGAACTGGATGTTTCGATGGACATCAGCGCCTTCAAATCCGGCCGGTTCGACTACGTCAAAGAGGACCTGAAACCATTTGTCGACCTGATGGAAGGCAGAATCATGAAGATGATCTACGGCGCGACCCTGCTGACCGAAGATGAGCAGAAACACGCCGCCGAAATCGCCATCGAGCTCGGCATCCCGTTCCTCAAGACCAACACCGGCTACGGCTATGTGACCACCATCGAGCAGGTCAAACTGATCAAGGACAACTTCGGAGACGACATCAAAGTTATGGTTTCGGGCGGCGTGCGCACCAAGGAAGACGCGATCGCAATGATCGAAGCCGGCGCGGCCCGCATTGCAACCAGCTCGCCCTTCAAAATTGTTGACAGCTTCAACGCTTAA
- the deoC gene encoding deoxyribose-phosphate aldolase: protein MNKAELARYIDQTTLKPGNSEEFVTAFCEDAKANHFASVCILPNMIPTAAKVLKGSDTKVCTVISFPLGFDAPSVKIAECKDALRLGAEEIDLVMNVSALKSERYDIVDEELEGVVKASHDAGAIVKLIIETPLLTEAQIVKACELAEKHGVDIVKTSTGFSAMLPRSTSVDDVKLIRKSIKPTTGLKAAGGIRTTADTLAMIEAGATRIGASAGKEIVDGL from the coding sequence ATGAATAAAGCAGAGTTAGCCCGGTATATCGATCAGACCACCCTCAAACCCGGCAATAGCGAAGAATTTGTGACCGCGTTCTGCGAGGATGCAAAAGCCAACCATTTTGCAAGCGTCTGCATCCTGCCGAATATGATCCCGACAGCGGCAAAAGTCCTCAAAGGCTCTGACACCAAGGTCTGCACCGTCATCAGCTTCCCGCTCGGATTCGACGCTCCGTCGGTAAAGATCGCGGAGTGCAAAGACGCCCTGCGTCTTGGCGCCGAGGAGATCGACCTTGTGATGAACGTCTCCGCGCTGAAGAGCGAACGCTATGATATCGTGGACGAAGAGCTCGAAGGCGTTGTCAAGGCAAGCCACGATGCCGGCGCGATCGTGAAGCTCATTATCGAAACCCCGCTGCTCACCGAAGCGCAGATCGTGAAAGCCTGCGAGCTGGCAGAGAAACATGGCGTGGATATTGTAAAGACCTCCACCGGATTTTCCGCGATGCTGCCGCGTTCCACTTCGGTTGACGATGTGAAGCTGATCCGCAAATCGATCAAGCCGACCACCGGGCTGAAAGCGGCGGGCGGCATCCGCACCACGGCGGACACACTGGCGATGATCGAAGCCGGCGCCACCAGAATTGGCGCAAGCGCAGGAAAGGAAATCGTTGACGGACTCTAA
- a CDS encoding BglG family transcription antiterminator has protein sequence MLYKRCIETIEQLIDSEKPITIAELARDRSVSARTVRNDLEIIDEWLAGFGHAPITRVPSVGVFLGDADGMVRMRLKTGNANNYIMSSQERVRVIIGMLLTGETKTSITAIAEKLQVSGATISNDIQKVKKWMDDYGIRMVSKPHMGILMQDSERNIRRGCVMLLREVLDTGTRQQELIGAHFMQAQAAFNHYRMDAFSEAVSLWREEILKIIAQLQESDGVSISDNGFCAMFLYLLINFVRVRQGFSLQFTPQERRMIYGKSGIDYKRIRCFIKMHTGLELDENEMLQINVEWMSLRKFGASPNVNVDNVLISKELIEAVKTGLDLEFEADENTILELATHLSVMSYRLILNVPAENNPVLNEIEAAFPDVCAVVREKLQEVMQNKMGPVSDSVCDREAVYIAMHIIACIHKNTKSEEMKKDVIIVCGNTIATSKILENRLKALFSNVNVVRTISYNEFVNAASPLDCDLIISTLPLESTHYQCVTVNPLLKLEDINKLMNVFMLRMQNVDMNKYIGATINIASRSLKLSPEEKIKLSIELTRDIETEMQDLSRKRSPTLGTLLTADLVRTGVPARNCYEAIQIGGDLLRRAGLITQEHIDRMIQLKKKLGGYIVIDQGVAMPHLLVPELEGPCMSLITLEKPVRFHNAENDPVDLVIVLLSNNNTSHIKVLEELIEILNQPEKKQAIRRAENPYELLGLL, from the coding sequence ATGCTCTACAAACGCTGCATCGAAACAATTGAACAGCTGATCGATTCGGAAAAACCGATAACCATCGCTGAACTGGCGCGGGACCGTTCGGTCAGCGCGCGTACCGTACGTAATGATCTGGAAATCATCGACGAATGGCTTGCCGGGTTCGGGCACGCGCCAATCACCCGGGTGCCGAGCGTCGGGGTTTTCCTGGGCGACGCGGACGGCATGGTCCGCATGCGCCTGAAAACAGGCAATGCAAACAACTATATCATGTCCTCGCAGGAACGGGTGCGGGTGATCATTGGGATGCTGCTGACCGGCGAAACCAAAACCAGCATCACGGCCATTGCCGAAAAGCTGCAGGTCAGCGGCGCAACCATTTCCAACGACATCCAGAAGGTCAAAAAATGGATGGACGATTATGGAATCCGCATGGTCTCAAAACCGCATATGGGCATCCTGATGCAGGACAGTGAACGCAATATCCGCCGTGGCTGTGTGATGCTGCTGCGGGAGGTGCTCGACACAGGAACCCGCCAGCAGGAGCTGATCGGCGCGCATTTTATGCAGGCGCAGGCGGCATTCAACCATTACCGGATGGATGCTTTCAGCGAGGCGGTCTCCCTTTGGCGGGAGGAAATTCTTAAGATCATCGCTCAGCTGCAGGAGAGCGACGGGGTCAGCATTTCGGACAATGGTTTCTGCGCCATGTTCCTCTATCTGCTGATCAATTTCGTGCGGGTGCGGCAGGGCTTTTCCCTTCAGTTTACCCCGCAGGAGCGCCGGATGATCTATGGAAAATCCGGCATCGACTATAAGCGTATCCGCTGCTTCATTAAAATGCACACCGGGCTGGAACTCGATGAAAACGAGATGCTGCAGATCAATGTCGAGTGGATGTCGCTGCGCAAGTTCGGAGCCTCTCCGAATGTCAACGTGGACAATGTGCTGATTTCCAAAGAGCTGATCGAAGCGGTAAAGACCGGACTGGATCTTGAATTTGAAGCGGATGAAAACACGATTCTGGAACTGGCGACCCACCTGAGCGTCATGTCCTACCGTTTGATCCTCAACGTACCGGCGGAGAACAATCCTGTGCTCAATGAAATCGAGGCGGCCTTCCCGGATGTCTGCGCGGTTGTGCGGGAGAAACTCCAGGAGGTCATGCAGAACAAGATGGGCCCCGTGAGCGACAGCGTCTGCGACCGGGAAGCGGTTTACATCGCGATGCACATCATCGCCTGTATCCATAAGAATACCAAGTCGGAGGAGATGAAAAAGGACGTCATCATTGTCTGCGGCAATACGATCGCGACCTCCAAAATCCTCGAAAACCGCCTCAAAGCGCTTTTTTCCAATGTAAACGTGGTGCGCACGATTTCCTATAACGAGTTTGTGAACGCAGCGTCGCCGCTCGACTGTGACCTGATTATTTCGACCCTTCCGCTGGAAAGCACGCATTACCAGTGCGTCACAGTCAACCCGCTTCTGAAGCTGGAAGACATCAATAAACTGATGAATGTATTCATGCTGCGTATGCAGAATGTGGATATGAATAAATATATCGGCGCGACCATCAATATCGCGTCCCGTTCCCTGAAGCTCTCTCCAGAGGAAAAGATCAAGCTCTCGATCGAGCTTACCAGGGATATTGAAACCGAAATGCAGGACCTGAGCCGTAAACGCAGCCCGACCCTGGGCACCCTGCTCACTGCCGACCTGGTGCGCACCGGCGTCCCGGCGAGAAACTGCTATGAAGCGATCCAGATCGGGGGCGACCTTCTGCGGCGCGCAGGGCTCATCACCCAGGAGCACATCGACCGCATGATCCAGCTCAAAAAGAAGCTGGGGGGCTACATCGTCATCGACCAGGGGGTGGCCATGCCGCACCTGTTGGTGCCGGAGCTGGAAGGACCCTGTATGAGCCTGATCACCCTGGAAAAACCGGTGCGGTTCCACAATGCGGAAAACGATCCGGTCGACTTGGTGATCGTGCTGCTCTCAAACAACAACACTTCGCATATCAAGGTGCTGGAAGAACTGATCGAGATCCTCAACCAGCCGGAAAAGAAACAGGCAATCCGCCGCGCGGAAAATCCATATGAGCTTCTGGGACTGCTCTGA
- a CDS encoding class I SAM-dependent methyltransferase, translating into MQDAQAYLDTIQRDGFLGPMFSSYLLAKPYYADRVVLDFGCGYGWGSFLISQHCRRVTGYDIDRHRVRFARETFRNENLEFLSSSKGLMRGGYDVICLFQVLAHLAQPEKELEKLLEYLRPGGILLFGLKESAAGALRLLEEWGGEQNLIRLYRTRRYLSDADSVIETGYQLPCKGEPDDGQNKPADF; encoded by the coding sequence ATGCAAGACGCGCAGGCATATTTGGACACCATCCAAAGGGATGGGTTCCTCGGCCCGATGTTTTCGTCCTATCTGCTCGCGAAACCCTATTACGCTGACAGGGTGGTGCTGGATTTTGGATGCGGATATGGATGGGGGAGCTTTTTGATCTCTCAGCACTGCCGTCGTGTGACCGGCTACGACATCGACCGGCACCGGGTCCGCTTTGCGCGGGAAACCTTCCGAAATGAAAACCTGGAGTTTTTATCAAGCTCCAAAGGCCTCATGCGCGGCGGATACGATGTGATCTGCCTGTTCCAGGTCCTCGCACACCTTGCGCAGCCGGAAAAAGAGCTGGAAAAGCTCTTGGAATATCTCAGGCCGGGCGGGATTCTCCTGTTTGGGCTGAAGGAAAGCGCGGCCGGCGCGCTCAGGCTTCTGGAAGAATGGGGAGGGGAACAAAATCTCATCCGGCTCTACCGCACCCGGCGTTACCTTTCCGATGCGGACAGCGTGATCGAAACAGGCTATCAACTGCCATGCAAAGGGGAACCAGACGATGGACAAAATAAACCTGCTGATTTTTGA
- a CDS encoding HAD family hydrolase, translated as MDKINLLIFDVDGTLVDSLCGATASVNVILARNGLPQVAARDVATYINHGGEHFISHAAATEDPAVIARLLSEFTQEYHDNCWAPPYEGVLETLEVLQKRGKTLGVYSNKMISVAQKQMELIRADALLDFICADDGNTVLKPKPDAILQMLRRTGCPPGEAMMVGDSEADLMAGHSAGIKTCFAAYGIGKLENSPVKPDYVIESFAQLLTLMD; from the coding sequence ATGGACAAAATAAACCTGCTGATTTTTGACGTGGACGGGACGCTTGTGGATTCCCTCTGCGGGGCCACGGCTTCAGTCAACGTCATCCTCGCGCGCAACGGGCTGCCCCAGGTAGCCGCGCGGGACGTTGCAACCTATATCAACCACGGCGGCGAGCATTTTATTTCCCATGCGGCCGCCACAGAAGATCCCGCGGTGATCGCCCGGTTGCTTTCGGAGTTTACACAGGAGTACCATGACAACTGTTGGGCCCCGCCGTATGAAGGCGTTTTGGAAACGCTGGAAGTCCTGCAAAAACGAGGGAAAACCTTGGGGGTCTATTCCAACAAGATGATCTCTGTCGCACAAAAACAAATGGAGCTGATCCGTGCTGATGCCCTCCTCGACTTTATCTGCGCGGATGACGGCAACACGGTCCTCAAACCAAAGCCGGATGCGATTTTGCAGATGCTTAGGCGCACTGGCTGCCCGCCCGGGGAAGCGATGATGGTGGGGGACAGCGAAGCCGACCTGATGGCGGGACACAGCGCGGGGATCAAAACCTGCTTTGCCGCCTATGGGATTGGAAAACTGGAAAATTCGCCGGTAAAACCGGATTATGTAATTGAATCCTTTGCACAACTGCTCACTCTGATGGATTAG
- a CDS encoding HPr family phosphocarrier protein, which translates to MITRQFKVTNPSGLHARPATDFSKIAQSFKSSVEITFKGKTKNAKSTISIMALGIKQGSTIDVAFSGEDEQQACEAIEALVAANFNE; encoded by the coding sequence ATGATTACCAGGCAGTTTAAGGTCACCAATCCGAGCGGGCTGCATGCCCGTCCTGCCACCGATTTTTCCAAGATTGCGCAGAGTTTCAAATCCTCTGTGGAGATCACCTTCAAAGGCAAAACCAAGAATGCAAAGAGCACGATCAGCATCATGGCGCTGGGCATCAAACAGGGAAGCACAATCGATGTGGCCTTTTCCGGCGAAGATGAACAGCAGGCCTGTGAAGCAATCGAAGCGCTGGTGGCGGCGAACTTTAACGAGTAA
- a CDS encoding PTS sugar transporter subunit IIB yields MLHVVTICGCGMGSSVILKMNAEKALKELGIEAKLEVSDITTGKGAARTADLVLIGHELAYLMQGIDKPVIELNSFVNKQEIRDKLEAYGKANGLLPE; encoded by the coding sequence ATGTTGCATGTGGTAACGATTTGCGGCTGCGGTATGGGCAGCAGCGTCATCCTGAAGATGAACGCGGAAAAAGCGCTGAAAGAACTGGGTATCGAAGCTAAGCTTGAAGTCAGCGACATCACCACCGGCAAAGGCGCCGCGCGCACCGCAGACCTGGTCCTCATCGGCCATGAGCTGGCCTACCTGATGCAGGGCATCGACAAGCCCGTGATTGAGCTGAACAGCTTCGTCAACAAGCAGGAGATCCGTGACAAACTGGAAGCCTACGGAAAGGCGAACGGCCTGCTTCCGGAGTAA
- a CDS encoding SDR family NAD(P)-dependent oxidoreductase has protein sequence MDSFKDKVVIVTGAGQGAGRKLATRFYEEGAIACLLDLNGETLAKVVEEVNPDRERFVTYTVDISNSEQVTKAIDDIGKRFGKIDVLINNAGVLHKGMIETATDAHLQLMVNVNLMGPMYCTRAAIPYMKNRDANIINVASILATFPNTGSGAYGAAKAGMILLTRVWAAELAPYGIRVNCYAPGVLNTPMAEDVIKNRAESKLCQIPLRRFGETDDAFDLVSFFCSKQASYITGQTIGLDGGIWATQTPTAAWKL, from the coding sequence ATGGACAGTTTCAAAGATAAAGTTGTCATAGTCACCGGCGCGGGGCAGGGAGCGGGCAGGAAGCTCGCTACCCGCTTCTATGAGGAAGGTGCGATTGCCTGTCTTCTCGACCTCAACGGGGAAACCCTGGCCAAGGTCGTCGAGGAAGTCAATCCTGACCGCGAGCGCTTTGTGACCTATACGGTCGACATCAGCAACAGCGAACAGGTCACCAAGGCAATTGACGACATCGGCAAACGCTTTGGAAAAATCGATGTGCTTATCAACAATGCCGGCGTGCTCCACAAGGGCATGATCGAGACCGCCACCGACGCGCATCTGCAGCTCATGGTCAATGTCAACCTTATGGGCCCGATGTACTGCACCCGCGCCGCGATCCCGTACATGAAAAACCGCGATGCGAACATCATCAATGTCGCATCGATCCTCGCCACCTTCCCGAACACCGGTTCCGGCGCCTATGGAGCTGCAAAAGCCGGAATGATCCTGCTGACCAGGGTCTGGGCCGCGGAGCTTGCGCCTTACGGCATCCGGGTCAACTGCTATGCGCCGGGTGTGCTGAACACCCCGATGGCGGAGGACGTTATCAAAAACCGCGCCGAGTCGAAACTCTGCCAGATCCCGCTGCGGCGGTTCGGAGAGACCGACGACGCGTTTGATCTGGTCAGCTTCTTCTGCTCGAAGCAGGCGAGCTATATCACCGGACAGACCATTGGCCTGGATGGCGGAATCTGGGCGACACAGACCCCAACGGCGGCATGGAAGCTCTGA
- a CDS encoding PTS transporter subunit IIC: MNFAINFITNVLGNPTVMLGLIACIGLLFLKKGFGDVVMGTVKTMMGYLILSAGTGIIGPPITLLTELVQKGLGVDGVLPLYWVVYSESMAKFGTEAALIFIIGFVVNILLAKFTPWKNLALTVHLQLFWTGFMASVLCSMGFPTMTVIIAGGIISGIYFWIATTISAHYLKPVTTEHCNFVPSAISLVIAGECGRLFKKGGKSTEELSFPASLNWMKDSIIACCMAMMVMNFIFTFVAGADVVRGLAAGVPWVLYVILQSLTFGGGIAVILYGVRMMLAELIPAFSGVAEKILPNAKLGLDYPTVFPYAGTAVMVGFIFSLLGSIVATLIMAFTGFSPVVVPGVQINFFEGALVGVYANAHGGLKNCVLSSFITGFLLQFAVAITFPLTGHLMATGGAYEAMDFNTVGFVVAKVASLFA, from the coding sequence ATGAATTTTGCAATCAATTTTATCACCAATGTTCTCGGAAACCCGACCGTAATGCTTGGCCTCATCGCCTGTATTGGCCTTCTGTTCTTGAAGAAGGGCTTCGGTGACGTCGTGATGGGCACGGTAAAGACCATGATGGGTTACCTGATCCTGAGTGCAGGTACCGGCATCATTGGCCCGCCGATCACCCTTCTGACAGAACTGGTTCAGAAGGGTCTGGGCGTTGACGGCGTCCTGCCGCTTTACTGGGTGGTATATTCCGAATCGATGGCCAAGTTCGGCACCGAAGCGGCGCTGATCTTCATCATCGGTTTCGTCGTAAACATCCTGCTTGCGAAGTTCACCCCCTGGAAAAACCTTGCATTGACCGTGCACCTGCAGCTGTTCTGGACCGGCTTTATGGCGAGCGTCCTGTGCAGCATGGGCTTCCCGACCATGACGGTTATCATCGCGGGCGGTATCATTTCCGGTATCTACTTCTGGATTGCAACCACTATTTCGGCCCATTACCTGAAACCGGTCACCACCGAGCACTGCAACTTCGTTCCGAGCGCAATCTCGCTCGTGATTGCGGGCGAATGCGGACGGCTCTTCAAAAAGGGCGGAAAATCCACCGAAGAGCTCAGCTTCCCGGCTTCCCTCAACTGGATGAAAGACAGCATCATTGCCTGCTGCATGGCCATGATGGTCATGAACTTTATCTTCACTTTCGTCGCGGGCGCGGATGTTGTCCGCGGTCTGGCGGCCGGCGTTCCGTGGGTCCTCTATGTGATCCTGCAGTCCCTGACCTTTGGCGGCGGCATCGCGGTCATCCTCTATGGCGTGCGTATGATGCTGGCGGAACTGATCCCGGCGTTCTCGGGCGTTGCTGAAAAGATCCTGCCGAATGCTAAACTCGGCCTCGACTATCCGACCGTTTTCCCGTATGCGGGCACCGCGGTCATGGTCGGCTTTATCTTCAGCCTGCTCGGTTCGATTGTCGCGACCCTGATCATGGCATTCACCGGCTTCTCGCCTGTGGTTGTCCCGGGCGTCCAGATCAACTTCTTTGAAGGTGCGCTGGTCGGCGTCTACGCGAATGCGCATGGCGGACTGAAAAACTGCGTGCTCAGCTCCTTCATCACCGGTTTCCTGCTTCAGTTTGCAGTTGCGATCACCTTCCCGCTCACCGGCCATCTGATGGCGACCGGCGGCGCGTACGAAGCGATGGACTTCAACACCGTTGGATTCGTCGTTGCGAAAGTTGCATCCCTCTTTGCATAA
- the ndk gene encoding nucleoside-diphosphate kinase codes for MIERTFVMLKPDAVKRGLIGEIIHRIERKGYRICEAKTMTLSEPILREHYAHLTGKPFFPEILAYMTSGPVFAMIVEGEDAIHGVRTLMGPTKACDFTAGTIRGDYATSTSMNVIHGSDSPESADAEIKRFFG; via the coding sequence ATGATTGAAAGAACCTTTGTGATGCTCAAACCCGATGCCGTCAAACGCGGGCTCATCGGTGAAATCATCCACCGGATCGAACGCAAGGGTTACCGCATCTGCGAAGCCAAAACCATGACTCTTTCCGAGCCGATCCTGCGGGAGCACTATGCACATCTGACCGGCAAACCGTTCTTCCCGGAAATTTTGGCCTACATGACCAGCGGGCCGGTGTTCGCCATGATCGTCGAAGGCGAAGACGCCATTCACGGCGTGCGTACCCTGATGGGCCCGACCAAAGCCTGCGATTTTACCGCTGGGACGATCCGCGGGGATTACGCCACCTCCACCTCAATGAACGTCATCCACGGCTCCGATTCCCCAGAAAGCGCCGATGCGGAAATAAAACGCTTTTTCGGCTGA